A region from the Hypericibacter adhaerens genome encodes:
- a CDS encoding universal stress protein — MKIMVPVDGSQPSLRAVKLAIAMTRQEPKSEVALVNVQNTGTLEFGDLGAATPTLLEQAAAEEGTAALKKAIALCKAAKVKFSTDIEMGPIAQTAIRIGKKRRVDHIVMGTRGLGGVRGLLLGSVTTALVHLATVPVTLVK; from the coding sequence ATGAAGATCATGGTGCCCGTGGACGGCTCGCAGCCTTCGCTGCGCGCGGTCAAGCTCGCGATCGCGATGACGCGGCAGGAGCCGAAGTCCGAGGTGGCGCTGGTCAATGTCCAGAACACCGGCACGCTCGAGTTCGGCGATCTCGGCGCCGCGACGCCGACGCTCCTGGAGCAGGCGGCGGCGGAGGAAGGCACGGCCGCGCTCAAGAAGGCGATCGCGCTCTGCAAGGCCGCCAAGGTCAAGTTCAGCACCGACATCGAGATGGGCCCGATCGCCCAGACCGCGATCCGCATCGGCAAGAAGCGCCGCGTCGATCACATCGTCATGGGCACGCGCGGCCTCGGCGGCGTGCGCGGCCTGCTCCTGGGCTCGGTCACGACCGCGCTCGTGCATCTCGCGACGGTGCCGGTGACGCTGGTGAAGTGA
- a CDS encoding DUF2189 domain-containing protein, with the protein MTETIRNPVEWSWDQLRGMGHALGEVGHALGRSPAARAQPAPVVHRIQARELKDVIRKGFADYGVYRTDVIALCVFYPVVGLLLGRAVYGRDLLPLLFPLASGFALIGPFAALGLYEMSREREHGNKASWANAFAVLKAPGIGSILILGAALVLLFLVWLAVAWLLYALTLGPTPPASVGSFIDALFTTGPGWTLIVAGCGVGFLFALLAMSISVVSFPLLLDRDVGLGTAVRTSIRAVRMNPGPMAAWGLVVAGGLVLGSIPLFLGLIVVMPVLGHATWHLYRKLVAG; encoded by the coding sequence ATGACTGAGACCATCCGCAATCCGGTCGAATGGAGCTGGGACCAGCTCCGCGGCATGGGCCACGCGCTGGGCGAGGTTGGCCATGCGCTGGGCCGCAGCCCCGCCGCGCGAGCCCAGCCGGCACCCGTCGTCCATCGCATCCAGGCGCGCGAGCTCAAGGACGTGATCCGCAAGGGCTTCGCCGATTACGGCGTCTACCGCACCGACGTGATCGCGCTCTGCGTGTTCTACCCGGTGGTGGGCCTGCTGCTCGGGCGCGCGGTCTATGGCCGCGACCTGCTGCCCCTGCTCTTCCCGCTGGCCTCGGGCTTCGCGCTGATCGGCCCCTTCGCCGCCTTGGGCCTCTACGAGATGAGCCGCGAGCGCGAGCATGGCAACAAGGCGAGCTGGGCGAACGCCTTCGCCGTGCTCAAGGCGCCCGGCATCGGCTCGATCCTGATCCTGGGCGCCGCCCTCGTGCTGCTGTTCCTGGTCTGGCTCGCGGTCGCCTGGCTGCTCTATGCGCTGACCCTGGGCCCGACGCCGCCCGCCTCCGTGGGCAGCTTCATCGACGCGCTCTTCACCACTGGCCCCGGCTGGACCCTGATCGTCGCCGGCTGCGGGGTAGGCTTCCTCTTCGCGCTGCTGGCCATGTCGATCAGCGTGGTCTCCTTCCCGCTCCTGCTCGACCGGGATGTCGGGCTCGGCACGGCGGTCCGCACCTCGATCCGTGCGGTCAGAATGAATCCGGGCCCGATGGCGGCCTGGGGCCTCGTCGTCGCGGGCGGATTGGTGCTGGGCTCGATCCCGCTCTTCCTCGGCCTCATCGTGGTGATGCCGGTGCTGGGCCACGCGACCTGGCATCTCTATCGCAAGCTGGTGGCGGGGTAG
- a CDS encoding nucleoside deaminase, which produces MAFTDIKPEPMTQALAEAAAAAARGEVPVGAVLVNSATGAVLAKAGNRTEADADPTAHAEMLVIRAGAHILGSPRLETCDLYVTLEPCAMCAQAIAFARIRRVYFGAYDPKGGGVEHGARIFEQPTCHHRPEVYGGIAEREAGALLKRFFQERR; this is translated from the coding sequence ATGGCCTTCACCGACATCAAGCCCGAACCGATGACCCAGGCGCTCGCCGAGGCCGCCGCCGCGGCCGCGCGCGGGGAGGTGCCGGTGGGGGCGGTGCTGGTGAACAGCGCGACCGGCGCGGTGCTCGCCAAGGCCGGCAACCGCACCGAGGCCGATGCCGATCCGACCGCCCATGCCGAGATGCTGGTGATCCGCGCCGGCGCCCATATCCTGGGCTCGCCGCGGCTCGAGACCTGCGATCTCTATGTCACGCTCGAGCCCTGCGCCATGTGCGCCCAGGCGATCGCCTTCGCGCGGATCCGCCGCGTCTATTTCGGCGCCTACGATCCCAAGGGCGGCGGCGTCGAGCATGGGGCGCGCATCTTCGAGCAGCCCACCTGCCATCACCGCCCCGAGGTCTATGGCGGCATCGCCGAGCGCGAGGCGGGGGCGCTGCTGAAGCGGTTCTTCCAGGAGCGGCGGTGA
- a CDS encoding adenylate/guanylate cyclase domain-containing protein: MFDSVPIHEWMIMSGLENRPVMGLFEGLCERLAGTPLAIERAHLSVALLHPSLRGFSHTWHRGSGALDSLVFTHGMDETQGWKESPFKFMLEERQTVLRRRLAGNRAQLDFPVLTEFRDEGLTDWVAFLHSFSPESDLHWSKLTGMITSWATARPGGFAEDDAVLLQELIGTCAVVVKADTTQQIMRNLLNTYVGGNSVERVLAGEITRGDVQRIEAAILFADLRGFTGFSDATPIEGTLTFLNAAFDAMGGPVTREGGHILKFLGDGLMAIFPTDTDAGEACRRALAAAEAGQEAMTALNEARAAEGLPVLGLDLALHHGEVLYGNVGTAERLDFTIVGPAVNEASRIETLCKRLERPVLLSESFATALGDHPRLRELGTHELAGLATPRRIFGIG; encoded by the coding sequence ATGTTCGACTCCGTGCCGATCCACGAATGGATGATCATGAGCGGGCTCGAGAACCGGCCGGTGATGGGGCTGTTCGAGGGGCTCTGCGAGCGGCTGGCCGGCACGCCGCTCGCGATCGAGCGCGCGCATCTCTCGGTGGCGCTGCTGCATCCCTCGCTGCGCGGCTTCAGCCACACCTGGCATCGCGGCAGCGGCGCGCTCGACAGCCTGGTCTTCACCCACGGCATGGACGAGACCCAGGGCTGGAAGGAAAGCCCCTTCAAATTCATGCTCGAGGAGCGGCAGACGGTCCTGCGGCGGCGCCTCGCCGGCAACCGGGCGCAGCTCGACTTTCCGGTGCTGACCGAGTTCCGCGACGAGGGCCTGACCGACTGGGTCGCCTTCCTGCACAGCTTCAGCCCCGAGAGCGATCTCCATTGGAGCAAGCTCACCGGCATGATCACGAGCTGGGCCACGGCCCGCCCGGGCGGCTTCGCGGAGGACGATGCGGTGCTGCTGCAGGAGCTGATCGGCACCTGCGCGGTGGTGGTGAAGGCCGACACCACGCAGCAGATCATGCGCAACCTTCTCAACACCTATGTCGGCGGCAACTCGGTCGAGCGGGTGCTGGCGGGCGAGATCACGCGCGGCGACGTGCAGCGCATCGAGGCCGCGATCCTGTTCGCCGATCTGCGCGGCTTCACCGGCTTCTCCGACGCGACGCCGATCGAAGGCACGCTGACCTTCCTCAACGCCGCCTTCGACGCGATGGGCGGGCCGGTGACGCGCGAGGGCGGCCATATCCTCAAGTTCCTCGGCGACGGCCTCATGGCGATCTTCCCGACCGACACCGACGCGGGCGAGGCCTGCCGGCGGGCGCTGGCCGCGGCCGAGGCCGGCCAGGAAGCGATGACGGCCCTGAACGAGGCGCGCGCGGCCGAAGGCCTGCCGGTGCTGGGGCTCGACCTGGCGCTCCATCACGGCGAGGTGCTCTACGGCAATGTCGGCACCGCCGAGCGGCTCGATTTCACCATCGTCGGCCCCGCCGTCAACGAGGCCTCGCGCATCGAGACCCTCTGCAAGCGCCTCGAGCGGCCGGTGCTGCTGTCGGAGAGCTTCGCCACGGCGCTGGGCGACCATCCCCGCCTGCGCGAGCTCGGCACGCACGAGCTCGCGGGGCTGGCGACGCCGCGGCGGATCTTCGGGATCGGATAG
- a CDS encoding NAD(P)/FAD-dependent oxidoreductase has translation MNGNELFAAGYKQESYWWEAAPLAALPETKPPAAVDLVIVGSGYTGLAAALVAARGGRSVLVLEAERAGHGCSTRNGGQVSTSIKPDYATLSQRHGAAQALEIRREGIRALDFIAELIQRENIDCDWEVNGRFHAAHNPQQYEALAQALGHQAKGQEVPYEMVPRSEQRREIGSDRYFGGVVYPRHAQLHPGKYHAGLLAKVREAGAAVIDRTRVEAVERDGQGFSVRTAKGSVKARDVLIASNGYTGPGTPWFRRRVIPIGSYIIATEPLEPKLATELVPHARSLSDTRKLVFYYRLSPDRRRMLFGGRVAYNETDANVSAPRLHDAMCAIYPQLKSARISHSWLGFVAYTFDTMPHIGRQDGLWYAMGYCGSGVSLATYFGTRIGQQILGQKEGATPLDGLAFPTRPLYTGYPWFLAPSIFYYRMRDRLPV, from the coding sequence ATGAACGGGAATGAATTGTTCGCGGCCGGCTACAAGCAGGAATCCTACTGGTGGGAGGCGGCGCCCTTGGCTGCGCTGCCCGAGACGAAGCCGCCGGCCGCGGTCGATCTCGTCATCGTGGGCTCGGGCTATACCGGCCTCGCCGCGGCGCTGGTGGCGGCGCGCGGCGGGCGCTCGGTGCTGGTGCTCGAAGCCGAGCGCGCGGGCCACGGCTGCTCGACCCGCAATGGCGGCCAGGTCTCGACCTCGATCAAGCCCGATTACGCGACGCTGAGCCAACGCCATGGCGCGGCCCAGGCGCTCGAGATCCGGCGCGAAGGCATCCGCGCGCTCGACTTCATCGCCGAGCTCATCCAACGAGAGAACATCGACTGCGACTGGGAGGTGAACGGGCGCTTCCATGCCGCCCACAATCCCCAGCAGTACGAGGCGCTGGCCCAGGCGCTGGGCCACCAGGCCAAGGGGCAGGAAGTGCCCTACGAGATGGTGCCGCGCAGCGAGCAGCGGCGCGAGATCGGCTCCGACCGCTATTTCGGCGGCGTGGTCTATCCGCGCCATGCCCAGCTCCATCCCGGCAAATACCATGCGGGGCTGCTGGCCAAGGTGCGCGAGGCGGGCGCCGCCGTCATCGACCGCACGCGGGTCGAGGCGGTCGAGCGCGACGGCCAGGGCTTCTCGGTCAGGACGGCCAAGGGCAGCGTCAAGGCGCGCGACGTGCTGATCGCGTCCAACGGCTACACGGGGCCGGGCACGCCCTGGTTCCGCCGGCGCGTGATCCCGATCGGCAGCTACATCATCGCGACCGAGCCGCTCGAGCCCAAGCTCGCCACCGAGCTCGTGCCGCATGCGCGCTCGCTCTCCGACACGCGCAAGCTCGTCTTCTATTACCGGCTCTCGCCCGACCGCCGGCGCATGCTGTTCGGCGGGCGCGTCGCCTATAACGAGACCGACGCCAATGTCAGCGCGCCGCGCCTCCATGACGCGATGTGCGCGATCTATCCGCAGCTCAAGAGCGCCAGGATCAGCCATAGCTGGTTGGGCTTCGTCGCCTATACCTTCGACACCATGCCGCATATCGGCAGGCAGGACGGGCTCTGGTACGCGATGGGCTATTGCGGCTCGGGCGTCTCGCTCGCGACCTATTTCGGCACCCGCATCGGCCAGCAGATCCTGGGGCAGAAGGAAGGCGCCACGCCCCTCGACGGCCTCGCCTTCCCGACCCGGCCGCTCTACACCGGCTATCCCTGGTTCCTGGCGCCTTCGATCTTCTATTACCGGATGCGCGATCGGTTGCCGGTGTGA
- a CDS encoding adenylate/guanylate cyclase domain-containing protein translates to MAEPAQSKPEQGDDAAPTTGGPSPRWRPSLGAVLSVTLLLTVLLTAALVHVSWQAVMRANLKDLVGQLNDKIAGSIRQEVASVIANATAAQEALRTIFFQNVITVEDEAKREFVFLSLLQSQPSLSWISFGWPDGHFFGAEKLGNDSILMVEVIWDAAHHEAKRRVDSYKIITGDIEFEQRAFTPSGFDAAEQPWYKSAMASDQPVWSDVTLFPTETKPAIAISSQLAVYGKFQGVICVAIERERLSQFLAGIQVARSGTVAIVDPQGQIMAAPELAEGGDEAAAASAGNVVTNDLARDKLYKVAMEAVGHFGMALGDIHGTMSWNYRATLDQGDYFITFTPLGFKGWLIATVIPASDFLAEVERNTRRVAWMVGFLTLVLAAGAVWFARIAIARPLRRVTAELSHIENFELHRLQRRHSFFAEIDRLSDALMRMASGLSSFQKYVPTELVRRLLKQGIEAKPGGAHQPVTVMFTDLAGFTALSERLGDAVVPVLADYLSRMSPIIAEGRGTIDKFIGDAIMALWGAPERNEAHALDACRTALACDRALAQLAVEAQATGGVPLKMRVGINSGNILVGNIGSPERLNYTAIGDPVNVASRLEALNKRYGTAILIGEETRRQAGDAILVRRLDRVAVYGKEEGIAIYELIGLAGESAAPEAPGWIEAYEHGLDLYAARRFPEAIEAFRAAARERPEGDPPSALFIERAKAFMIEPPPPGWRAVTVLAEK, encoded by the coding sequence ATGGCCGAGCCGGCTCAATCCAAGCCCGAGCAGGGGGACGACGCGGCGCCAACCACCGGCGGGCCCTCGCCGCGCTGGCGGCCGAGCCTGGGGGCCGTGCTCAGCGTCACCCTGCTGCTGACGGTGCTGCTGACGGCGGCCCTGGTCCATGTCTCCTGGCAGGCCGTGATGCGGGCCAACCTCAAGGACCTGGTCGGCCAGCTCAACGACAAGATCGCGGGCTCGATCCGCCAGGAGGTGGCCTCCGTCATCGCCAACGCGACCGCGGCGCAGGAGGCCCTGCGCACGATCTTCTTCCAGAACGTCATCACGGTCGAGGACGAGGCCAAGCGCGAGTTCGTCTTCCTCTCGCTGCTGCAATCGCAGCCGAGCCTCTCCTGGATCTCCTTCGGCTGGCCGGACGGGCATTTCTTCGGTGCCGAGAAGCTCGGCAACGACAGCATCCTGATGGTCGAGGTGATCTGGGACGCGGCGCATCACGAGGCCAAGCGGCGCGTCGACAGCTACAAGATCATCACCGGCGACATCGAGTTCGAGCAGCGCGCCTTCACGCCCTCGGGCTTCGATGCCGCCGAGCAGCCCTGGTACAAGAGCGCGATGGCCTCGGACCAGCCGGTCTGGAGCGACGTCACCCTCTTCCCCACCGAGACCAAGCCCGCCATCGCGATCTCGAGCCAGCTCGCGGTCTACGGCAAGTTCCAGGGCGTGATCTGCGTCGCCATCGAGCGCGAGCGGCTGTCGCAGTTCCTGGCCGGCATCCAGGTCGCGCGCAGCGGCACGGTCGCGATCGTCGATCCGCAGGGCCAGATCATGGCGGCGCCCGAGCTGGCGGAAGGCGGCGACGAGGCGGCCGCGGCCAGCGCCGGCAATGTCGTGACCAACGACCTCGCCCGCGACAAGCTCTACAAGGTGGCGATGGAGGCCGTGGGCCATTTCGGCATGGCGCTCGGGGATATCCACGGGACCATGTCCTGGAACTACCGGGCCACGCTCGACCAGGGCGACTATTTCATCACCTTCACGCCGCTCGGCTTCAAGGGCTGGCTGATCGCGACCGTGATCCCCGCCTCGGACTTCCTGGCCGAGGTCGAGCGCAACACGCGCCGGGTCGCCTGGATGGTGGGATTCCTCACCCTCGTCCTGGCGGCGGGCGCCGTCTGGTTCGCGCGTATCGCGATCGCCCGGCCGCTGCGCCGCGTCACCGCCGAGCTCAGCCATATCGAGAATTTCGAGCTGCACCGCCTGCAGCGCCGGCATTCCTTCTTCGCCGAGATCGACCGGCTGTCCGATGCGCTCATGCGCATGGCCTCGGGGCTGAGCTCCTTCCAGAAATATGTCCCGACCGAGCTGGTGCGCCGCCTCCTCAAGCAGGGCATCGAGGCCAAGCCCGGCGGCGCGCATCAGCCGGTCACGGTGATGTTCACCGACCTCGCCGGCTTCACGGCGCTCTCGGAGCGGCTGGGCGATGCGGTGGTGCCGGTCCTGGCGGACTATCTGAGCCGCATGTCGCCGATCATCGCCGAGGGGCGCGGCACCATCGACAAGTTCATCGGCGACGCGATCATGGCGCTCTGGGGCGCGCCCGAGCGCAACGAAGCGCATGCGCTCGACGCCTGCCGCACGGCGCTGGCCTGCGACCGGGCGCTGGCCCAGCTGGCGGTCGAGGCCCAGGCCACGGGCGGCGTGCCCCTGAAGATGCGGGTCGGCATCAACAGCGGCAACATCCTGGTCGGCAATATCGGCTCGCCCGAGCGGCTCAACTACACCGCGATCGGCGACCCGGTGAACGTCGCCTCGCGCCTCGAGGCTCTCAACAAGCGCTACGGCACGGCGATCCTGATCGGCGAGGAGACGCGCCGCCAGGCGGGCGACGCGATCCTCGTGCGCCGGCTCGACCGGGTCGCGGTCTATGGCAAGGAGGAGGGCATCGCGATCTACGAGCTGATCGGGCTGGCCGGCGAGAGCGCCGCGCCGGAGGCCCCGGGCTGGATCGAGGCCTATGAGCACGGTCTCGACCTCTATGCCGCCCGGCGCTTCCCCGAGGCGATCGAGGCCTTCAGGGCGGCCGCGCGCGAGCGGCCCGAGGGCGATCCCCCTTCCGCCCTCTTCATTGAGCGGGCGAAAGCCTTCATGATCGAGCCGCCGCCGCCGGGCTGGCGGGCGGTCACGGTCCTTGCCGAAAAATAA
- a CDS encoding cupin domain-containing protein produces the protein MAGPTIHRFEANGPGGKGLEDWGDIPVASLVSGTPHQNGHSYVNDETLGFKAGVWDCTAMTGKMEPYPCHEFMVVLEGSVTMIEENGRETTVKAGESFILPKGLVCQWKQPGYIRKFYVIWDDPGGAAPKDAKALKVLKPDPKGKLEPAAATAPELLLSGNPVQHSHDWFTDPTGQWSVGVWDSTAYHRKAMPFPRYELMSLLEGAVTITDDKGQVHRFKAGDSFFIEQGAVADFKTDGYVRKFYCIFQPKKAAAKSEAAE, from the coding sequence ATGGCCGGACCCACCATCCATCGTTTCGAGGCCAACGGACCGGGCGGCAAGGGGCTCGAGGATTGGGGCGACATTCCCGTGGCGTCGCTCGTCTCGGGCACGCCGCATCAGAACGGGCACAGCTACGTCAATGACGAGACGCTGGGCTTCAAGGCGGGCGTGTGGGACTGCACCGCCATGACCGGCAAGATGGAACCCTATCCCTGCCACGAGTTCATGGTCGTGCTCGAGGGCTCGGTCACCATGATCGAGGAGAACGGGCGCGAGACCACGGTCAAGGCCGGCGAGAGCTTCATCCTGCCCAAGGGTCTCGTCTGCCAGTGGAAGCAGCCGGGCTATATCCGCAAGTTCTACGTGATCTGGGACGATCCGGGCGGGGCGGCGCCGAAGGACGCGAAGGCGCTGAAGGTGCTGAAGCCCGATCCCAAGGGCAAGCTCGAGCCCGCGGCCGCCACGGCGCCCGAGCTGCTGCTCTCGGGCAATCCGGTGCAGCACAGCCACGATTGGTTCACCGACCCGACCGGCCAGTGGAGCGTCGGCGTGTGGGATTCGACCGCCTATCACCGCAAGGCGATGCCGTTCCCGCGCTACGAGCTGATGAGCCTGCTTGAGGGCGCGGTCACCATCACCGACGACAAGGGCCAGGTGCACCGCTTCAAGGCCGGCGACAGCTTCTTCATCGAGCAGGGCGCCGTCGCCGACTTCAAGACCGACGGCTATGTGCGGAAGTTCTATTGCATCTTCCAGCCGAAGAAGGCCGCGGCGAAGAGCGAAGCGGCGGAATAG
- a CDS encoding catalase family peroxidase, translated as MPETPTPKRPRDDEPPPLSLIAVLLRLGIIGLVSLLVTAAFLYAGGWLSPDRLTPVKVVDRFEQVDGISAGFRRNHAKGLCFAGVFQSNGQGLRVSRASVFDMGEVPVVGRFALAGGQPYLPDTPQMVRSMAVRFMPADGEDWRTGMNDIPVFPVSTPEAFYEQLAVFAPDPATGKPDPARMADFFARHPESAHAIELIKARAVSSGFHNDTFNSLDAFRFVDAEGKSVAVRWSMVPDAPFEAAAAAPGADKNYLFEDLIARIGQQPVQFHLVVTIGQPGDPTNDATVAWPPERERIDVGTLSIHAVEGEDVGACRDVNFDPLVLPAGIEPSDDPLLSARSAVYSRSFWRRAGESKDPSAVTTPAADKGA; from the coding sequence ATGCCTGAAACGCCAACGCCGAAACGACCGAGAGACGACGAGCCACCGCCTTTGAGCCTGATCGCCGTCCTGTTGCGGCTGGGGATCATCGGGCTCGTCTCGCTCCTCGTCACCGCCGCCTTCCTCTATGCCGGCGGCTGGCTCTCGCCCGACCGGCTGACGCCGGTCAAGGTGGTCGACCGCTTCGAGCAGGTTGACGGCATCAGCGCCGGCTTCCGCCGCAACCATGCCAAGGGGCTCTGCTTCGCCGGCGTGTTCCAGAGCAACGGCCAGGGCCTGCGCGTCTCGCGCGCGAGCGTCTTCGACATGGGCGAGGTGCCCGTGGTCGGCCGCTTCGCGCTCGCGGGCGGCCAGCCCTACCTGCCGGACACGCCGCAGATGGTGCGCAGCATGGCGGTGCGCTTCATGCCGGCCGACGGCGAGGATTGGCGCACCGGCATGAACGACATTCCGGTCTTCCCGGTGAGCACGCCGGAGGCCTTCTACGAGCAGCTCGCCGTGTTCGCGCCCGATCCCGCGACCGGCAAGCCGGACCCCGCCCGGATGGCCGACTTCTTCGCCCGCCATCCCGAGAGCGCCCATGCGATCGAGCTGATCAAGGCGCGCGCGGTCTCCTCGGGCTTCCATAACGACACCTTCAACAGCCTCGATGCCTTCCGCTTCGTCGATGCCGAGGGCAAGTCGGTGGCGGTGCGCTGGTCGATGGTGCCCGATGCGCCGTTCGAGGCCGCGGCCGCGGCGCCCGGTGCGGACAAGAACTATCTCTTCGAGGATCTCATCGCCCGCATCGGGCAGCAGCCGGTACAGTTCCATCTCGTCGTGACGATCGGCCAGCCGGGCGATCCCACCAACGACGCCACCGTCGCCTGGCCGCCGGAACGCGAGCGGATCGATGTCGGCACGCTGTCGATCCACGCGGTCGAAGGCGAGGATGTCGGCGCCTGCCGCGACGTGAATTTCGATCCGCTGGTCCTGCCGGCCGGCATCGAGCCTTCCGACGATCCGCTCTTGAGCGCGCGCTCGGCCGTCTATTCGCGCTCCTTCTGGCGGCGCGCCGGCGAGAGCAAGGACCCCAGCGCCGTGACCACGCCGGCGGCAGACAAGGGCGCCTGA